CACCCGCAAGGTCTCGTTCGCGGCGGGGCATCGCTACCACCGCCCGGAATGGAGCGAGGCGCGCAACCGTCGCGTGTTCGGCGCGTGCAGCAACCCCCACGGCCACGGGCACAACTACCTGCTCGAGGTGACGGTGCGAGGCGAGGTGGACGGGGAGACGGGGTTTGCCGTGGATCTGGGCGCGCTGGATGCGCTGCTGCGCGAGGCTGTGCTCGAGCCGCTGGATCGTCAGCACCTGAACCACGTGGTCGATGCGTTCGCGCCCGGCGGGGCGATCCCGACCTGTGAGAATGTGCTGGTCTACCTGTGGCCGCGCATCGCACGCGGGCTTCCGGCGGGCGCCCGGCTGCACCGCTTGCGACTGCACGAGGACCCGACCTTGTATGTGGACTACTTTGGCGGCGGGAAGGGCGCGCCGGAGCCGTCGGCCGGCGCGGGGGGCGCGGCATGAGCGGGGAGAGCGGGCGGAGCGCGGCCGGGGAGCCCACGCCGGCGCCCCACGCCGTGGGCGAAGGGTCCCCCGGCTTGCCCGCCCGGCGCTTCGTGGTAGACGGCCTCGAGTGGACGGCCCGTATTGCCGGTGAAACGGCCGGCGGAACGGGCCGGCAGGGCGTCGCCGCGCTGGTGGTGGTACACTTCAGCCGGGCAGGGCGGGAGCAAGCCGAACGGGAGCTCTTGCTGCCGCGCGGGCGTATCGAGGAGCTGCACGACCAGGAGCTGTGCGACCTGTTTCGCACGGCGCGCGCCGTAACGGGAACGGGTGTGGCGGCGGGGAAGGCCGGCTCTACTCGCTCTCCAGCCGAGGACCGACCTTCACCAGGTTCTGCTCGACCTTGATGGCGTAGCGCGCCAGAGCTGCGGCGCCGGGCGGCGCGACCGCCTCACCGCTGCGCAGGTCGTACACCGCATCGTCGGTGGGGCAGATCAGCAGGTGTCCCTTGAGCCGCCCTACACTGGCGAGGTCCGTTCCATCGCGCGGGCACCGGCCCGAGACCGCGTAATACGTCTGACCCACGTTGGCCACCAGCAGCCGCTGGCCGCGCACGTTGACCTGCCGCATCTCGCCAGGCCCCAGGTCCTGCGTCTTGAGTACCGCTTCTTGCTCGCTCATACCCCGAAGGACCGTTCCAGGGGAAGCCCGCCCCACGTCACCTGCGGCGGCCTCCTGGGCCCGCTCGTGAAGCATCAGGGTCCCCGCTCGTCCGACCCGCCGGTCCGCCCGGCTAGCGCGTTCCCACGAACTGCTCGAGGATCTTGGGCTGCTGCTCGTCGATCCAGCGGCTCATCTCCTCTTCCTGCCGGAGGTTCTGCTCGAGCAGTCGGCTAATGTCATCCTGCCGCAGCGCCTTGGCCTGGTCCACCAGCCCCCGGTAGCTGGCGATCTCGTAATGCTCCGTCTTGCTCGCCGCATCCAGATTGAAGACCTCGAGGGCCTGCGGCGAAGGCTGCTCC
This window of the Gemmatimonadota bacterium genome carries:
- a CDS encoding 6-carboxytetrahydropterin synthase — encoded protein: MAIAYLTRKVSFAAGHRYHRPEWSEARNRRVFGACSNPHGHGHNYLLEVTVRGEVDGETGFAVDLGALDALLREAVLEPLDRQHLNHVVDAFAPGGAIPTCENVLVYLWPRIARGLPAGARLHRLRLHEDPTLYVDYFGGGKGAPEPSAGAGGAA
- a CDS encoding Rieske 2Fe-2S domain-containing protein, with the protein product MSEQEAVLKTQDLGPGEMRQVNVRGQRLLVANVGQTYYAVSGRCPRDGTDLASVGRLKGHLLICPTDDAVYDLRSGEAVAPPGAAALARYAIKVEQNLVKVGPRLESE